Genomic segment of Xanthomonas sp. DAR 35659:
AATCCGGCCTTCGCGCGCTGGCTCGGGGTCAGCGCGCGGCGCCTGCTCGACCAGCCGCTGGCCTCGCTGGAGGTGCAGGGCGATGCGCTGGCGCGGTTCCTGCGCAACCACGAGCGCGACGTGCTGCGCCTGCACCGCATGGCGCTGGCCGTGCCCGGCGAGCCGCCGCGCTTCGCCGAAGGCTGGCTGGCGCGGATGGACGACGGTGGCTGGCTGCTGGAAGCGCATCCGGTCGACGAGTTTCCCACCCTGGACCCGGCGCAGGCGCTGCCCAACGCGCTGGGCGCGGCGCTCAAGGGCCTGGCCCACGAACTGCGCAATCCGCTGGCCGGACTCAAGGGCGCCGCGCAGTTGTTGGCGCGGCGGGCGCAGCACCGCGACGAGGACGAGCGCGAACTGATCGAGCTGATCGGCGCGGAGATCGAGCGGCTCAACAGCCTGCTCGACCAGTTGCTGTCGCCGGCGCCGGCGCGGCCGCACGCCATGCTCAACATCCACGCGGTGCTGGAGCGGGTGCTGCGCCTGGCCGAGAACGAAGGCGGCTGGTCGGTGCGCCTGCAGCGCGACTACGACCCGAGCATCCCCGAATTCCTCGGCGATGCCGACCGCCTCACCCAGGCGGCATGGAACCTGGTGCGCAACGCGATCCAGGCCGGCGCCGCGCAGATCACCCTGCGCACCCGCGTCGAGCACGGCCAGCGCATCCGCGACCGCGTGCACGCGCGCGGCGTGCGCCTGGAAATCGTCGACGATGGCCGCGGCGTGCCGGAGGAACTGGCCGAGCACCTGTTCCTGCCGCTGGTCAGCGGCCGCGCCGAGGGCAGCGGGCTGGGCCTGGCGCTGGCCCAGCAGGTGGCGCGCGAACATGCCGGTTCGCTGAGCTTCCGCTCCCGCCCCGGGCATACCGTCTTCACCCTGTTGCTGCCGCAGGCCGCAGCGGATCCCGACTAGGAGCATCGCGATGACCCAATCCCCGCACGGAGCGCAACGCATCTGGGTGGTCGACGACGACCGGTCGGTCCGCTTCGTGCTGTCCACCGCGCTGCGCGACGCCGGCTACAGCGTGGATGGCTTCGACAGCGCCGCCGCGGCGCTGCAGGCGCTGGCGCAGCGGCCCTCGCCGGATCTGCTGTTCACCGACGTGCGCATGCCCGGCGACGACGGCCTGGTGCTGCTGGACAAGCTCAAGGCCGCGCATCCGCAGTTGCCGGTGATCGTGATGTCCGCCTACACCGACGTGGCCAGCACCGCCGGCGCGTTCCGCGGCGGCGCGCACGAATTCCTGTCCAAACCGTTCGACCTGGACGATGCGGTGGCGCTGGCCGCGCGCGCGCTGCCCGACGCCGGTGCCGATGCCGGTGCGGAGGCGGCAGCGCCGGCGCCCAGCCAGGGCAGCGCCGAATTGATCGGCGACACCCCGGCGATGCGCGCGCTGTTCCGCGCCATCGGCCGGCTGGCGCAGGCGCCGCTGTCGGTGCTGATCAACGGCGAGACCGGCACCGGCAAGGAACTGGTCGCGCATGCGCTGCACAACGAATCGCCGCGCGCGCGCAAGCCCTTCGTCGCGCTCAACACCGCCGCGATCCCTGCCGAACTGCTGGAGAGCGAATTGTTCGGCCACGAGGCCGGCGCCTTCACCGGCGCCCAGCGCCGCCACATCGGCCGCTTCGAGCAGGCCGACGGCGGCACCCTGTTCCTCGACGAAATCGGCGACATGCCGTTGCCGTTGCAGACCCGGCTGCTGCGCGTGCTGGCCGAGAACGAATTCTTCCGCGTCGGCGGGCGCGAGCTGATCCGGGTCGACGTGCGGGTGATCGCCGCCACCCATCAGGACCTGGAGGCGCTGGTCGAACAGGGCCGCTTCCGCGCCGACCTGCTGCACCGGCTGGACGTGGTGCGCTTGCAGTTGCCGCCGCTGCGCGAGCGCCGCGCCGACGTGCCGCAACTGGCCGAGAACTTCCTGGCGATGGCCGCGCGCAAGCTCGACACCCCGCCCAAGCGGCTGGCGCCGGCGGCGCTGGACGCGCTGCGCGGCTACGCCTGGCCGGGCAACGTGCGCGAACTGGAGAACGTGTGCTGGCGCCTGGCGGCGCTGGCGCCGGCCGAAATCATCGACGCGCACGACGTGGACGCGGCCTTGCTGCGTGGCAGCCGTCGCGAGCGCGTGGGCGAGGGCGGCGAATGGGACGCGCAACTGTCGGCCTGGGCGCAGCAGCGCCTGGCCGAGGGCGCCGAAGGCCTGCACGCCGAAGCCCGCGAGCGCTTCGACAAGGCCCTGCTGGAAGTGGCGCTGCGCTTCACCCAGGGCCGCCGCGCCGAAGCCGCCGCGCGCCTGGGCGTGGGCCGCAACACGGTGACGCGCAAGCTGGGGCCCGGTCGGCGCCGGCGTTGAAGGCCCGCTTGCAGCGGGCCTTGGGAGTCGGGAATCGGGAATGGGGAATCGGAACAGCGGTCCGGCGCAGGTGAGCGATTAGTGCCGCGCACGACCTCACCTGCATTCCGTAACGCGCGCCGCGGATAGCTTTTTGCGATTCCCGATTCCCGATTCCCGATTCCCGACTCCCGGCATTCAAGGCCGCAACGCCAAGAACACCGTGCTCCACAGTTGCGCGGCATTGGATTCGTCCGCGTCGCCGTGGTCCTGGCCGAACGCGCGCACCGCGTAACGGCCGTCGCGGTAGGTCCACGACCATAGCTCCGAGGTGCGCACCTCGCGCGCCGCGTCGATCGCCGTCCACAGCCGCTGACGCGCCGCCAGCAGGCGCGCGCGGGTCGCCGCGGGCAGGTCGCTGCGTCGCAGCTGACGCTCCAGGCCGGCGGCCAGCACCGCCTGCTGCCACGACCACACCACGGTGCCGTGGTACGCATCGGCGCCGAACTGCGCCTGCAGCGCCGGCGCATACGCGGGATTGGCCACCAGCAGCCCGACATCGGTCATCAGCCCGGCCGGGAACGGCCGCAGCTGCGCGTCGACCAACGCATTCAGCGCGTCCGCGGACGGGTCCAGGAACAGCAGCGCGAATCCGCCATCGGAATGCAGCACCGGCAGCGGCTGTCCGGCGGCGTCCAGCGCCAGGGCGGCGAAGCGCAGCGGCGTGCGCGGCAGCGCGGCCAGCGCCGGCGCCGGATCCACGCCGGTCGCGGCCGCGTACGCGGCGACCGCGGCACGCGCCTGTTGCGGCGTGCGCGCGACCGCGAACAGTGCCGGCGCATGCCGCTGCCAGCGTTCGGCGAACCCGGCCGCGCGCTGCAGACGCTGCGCCTGTGCCGGATCCAGATACGGCTGTAGCAGGCCCTGCGCCTGCAGCCGCGCGATCGCCTGCAGCGCCGCCGGCACGAACACCGCATTGACGTCGTAGGCATAGCGGCCGCCGCCCAGCCCGTGCTCGCTGTCGCGCCACTGTCCGGCGCTGTGGCCCGGCTGCAGGGCGATCAGGCGATCCCAGCGCGGCGTCTGCGCGAACGCGGCGCTGCGCTCCACCACCCAGGCCAGGTTGCGCGCCAGCGCGGCGCCGTAGCGCTCGCCGTCGGGGGTGGTGCGGGCCAGGAACGCGGCGGCGCGTGCGCGCCCGTCGGCGCTGTCCAGCAGCCAGGCCGCCATCACCGGCGCGAGCATGAAGTCGTCGTCGACCATGCCGTAGTCGTAGATCGGCGTGGCGTCGTCGCGGCCGTCGCGCCGGCGATGGCGCAGCACCGCGAATTCGCCGATGTCCTCCTCGTGCGCGACTTGGCCGTCGCGGTCCAGCCGCGCCAGCACCGCGCCGAGCCCGGCCTCCACCGCGTCCGGCGCCAGTGCCGGCAGCAGCAGGCGCAGCGACATCAGCGTGTCGCGACCGAAGTAGGTGTCGAAGCGCCAGGAACCGGCCAGCAGCTTCTCGCGGTAGCTGAGGAAGGCCAGCGCCTGGCGGCTGCGCGGATCGCCGCCGGCGGCCGGCGCGAACAGCTGCGCCGTGTCCAGCGGGGTCAGCGGCGGCTCGCCGGTCAGCGCGCTGAAGCGCACCCGCAGCGGCCTGTCCGCAGGCGCGTGCAGCACGATCGGTTGGCCGGCGCGGGCCTCGATGCGGCCGTCGAGCACCTTCAGGTCCAGCGCGTAGCCGGCCGCGCCGTCGAGCCGGTCGCGTGCCCAGCGCAAGCGCTGGCCGTCGCGCACCGGCGCGGCGGCCACCGCGTCCGGGCGCTTGCCCAGCGCTTGGAAGTCGCGCAGCACGCGCACGCTGCCGAGCACCGCCTCGCGCACCGTCAACGTGGCCGCGTCGCTGCTGGCCTCCAGCGCCACGCCGCGCAAGGTGCGTCCGTGCGCGTCGGTACGAACCAACTCGTGCGGTTCGCCCTGGGCCTGCCACTGCACCGGCGCGGCGCTGGCCGCGAACCACAGCCCGGCGCCGCTGTTGCCGGCCGGGAACGCCGCCAGCAGCCGCGGCTGCGTGCCGGAGGTCAGCAGCACGTGCGCGGCGACCGGCCCGTGCCGGTAGAAGTAATTGGCGTTGCGGCCTTCGCGGATCTGGAAGCGCAGGATCTCGCCGCTGCCGCTGTCGGCCTGCGTGGTGGCTGGCGCCTGCGCGGCGAGGGCAGGGCCGCACAGCGCCATCGACAGCGCCAGCGCGACGCCGGCGCTGCGGCGGAAAAGAACGGGCATGGCGGGGGGCCCTCGCTCAGAAGTCGTAGGTCAGGCTCAGCAGCAGGTTGCGGCCCAGGATCGGCCGCGCGTAGAAAGCGCCGGACGCGCCGCTGTTCTCGGCGAAGCCCGAGCGCGGATTGCCTTCGGTCAAGCCCACCTCGTCGGTCAGGTTGTCCAGGTTCGCCTGCAGCTGCCACTTCGGCGTGAGCCGGTACGTCACCCCCGCGCTCCACACGCCGTAGCTGGGCAGCTCCAGGCTGTTGGCGATGTCCGAATACATCTTGTCCAGGTAGTGGTAGGACAGGTAGATCTCGCCGCGTCCGTCGGGCAGCAGCAGGCTCGGGGTCACGGTGACGTTGACCGGCGGCGTGCGCTCGGGCTTGTTGCCGTCGAACAGCCGCGCGAAACCGGTGCCCTGGTCGTCGTTGACCTGGACCTCGGAGCGTTGCACCACGCCGGTGGCCTGCAGCTGGAAGTAGCGCGCCGGCTTCCACAGCACGTCGAACTCCACGCCGTTGGAGACGATGTCCGAGTAGAAGCGCACCTCGGTCGCCGCGCCCGGCGGCAGGCGCGAGAACAGGAAATCCTTGTAGGTGGTGCGGAAGCCGGTCAGCGAGGCGGTCAGCACGCGGCTCTGGTAGCGCAGGCCGACCTCGCCGAAGTCGATCTTGACCGGATCGAAGCGGCCGTTGGCCTGGAAGCCGCGCGCATAGCGCGCATACAGCGCGAAGTTGTCGGTCAGCAGGTAGGTGCCGCCCAGGGTCGCGGCGGTCTCGGTGAAGCCGCCATCGTAGTGCCGGTAGTTGCCGGTGAACGCGCCGCCGCCGAACTGCGCCAGGTAGTTGTTGGCGATGATGGTGTCGACGTCGTTGCCGTTGGCGTCGAACGCGCCGGCGATCGGCTGCATCGGCGTGGAGATGCCTTCGTAGAAATCGATGTCGTAGCGCTCCACGCGCACGCCGCCGTCGATGCGCAGGCGCTCGGTGGCCTGGAACTCGTCGTTGAGGTACAGCGAGAACGAATCGGCGCTGTAATGGTTGTTGCTGTCGCCCCAGTTGCTGTAGTTGAGCAGGCCGTTCTCGGTCAATGAGCCGACCGCGTTGCCGGCGGCGTCGAGCGCGACGATGTCCATGCGGTCGGGCCGGTTGCGCACCTCGCTGACGAAGGTCGAGGCGCCGATGTTGGAATCGCGCACCCGGCTGTGGAAATACAGCAGGCCGGCGGTGAAGCTGTTGCGCTCGTCGTGCCAGGTCAGGCTGGCGTCGTTGACGAATTCTTCCACGTCGCGGCGGTTGTCGCCGGTGATGCTGTGGGTGACCAGGCCGTTGCCGTTGAGCGCGTTCAGCGCATCGGCGCCGGCGATCACCTCGCCGTTGCGGACCCGGCGCAACCCGGCGGTCACCGCGCCCTGCGCGGCGAAGCGGTCCAGCAGCACGCCGATGTCGCCGAAGTTGGCGCGGTCCAGGCGATAGGTCGCCGGCACCAGCGAGGCGTTGTCGGAACTGAACACCGAATTGAAATCGCTCTTGAAGTCGGTGTAGCGGCCCTTGGAGCGGAACGTCAGGCCATCGTTGATGTCGTATTCGACGTGATAGCCGGGCGCCACCGCGGTGACATGCACGCCGTCGCGCAGGTCGTGGCGCTGCCAGCTACGCCCGGAGGCCGGCGCGGTGCGCACGTCCATCACCGCATTGTCGCGGCTGAGCATGGTGCCGGTGCTGGCATCCAGGCCGGGCACGCCGCGCGGATCGCCCGGGTCCTGCAGCGGGATCGGCAACTGGAAGGTGTTGTGGTCGTCGACCAACTTGAGGCTGAAGCCGAATTCGCCGCGCTCGAACATGCGCCCGATCGCGGCGCGGAAGATGCCGCCGTGGTCGCCGGTGAAGCCCGGGTCGCGCACCCCGTCGGCGCGGCGGTAGAAGCCGCCGACGCTGTACTGCCAGTTGGCGTCGATCGGCCCGCCCTGCCACAGGTCGATGCGGCGCGTGCCGAAGTAGGAGGTGGTCAGGCGCAGCGTGCCTTCCGGCTCGGCGCCGGGCTTGCGGGTCAGGAAGTTGACCGTGGCGCCGGCGCCGTTGGCGGTGAGGATGCCGGAGGTGCCGCCGCGCACCGCCTCCATGCGGTCGATGCTCACCTCCTGCTTGAGGATCGTGTCGGCCAGCGCATTGGTGTAGAACACCGGCAGCCCGTCCTCGGACAGCTGCACGAATTGCTGGCTGCCGCCGGGCATGCCGCGCACCGAGAAGTTGTTGGAGATCTCGCCGCCGGAGGCTTCCACGAACATGCCCGGGATCAGCTCCAGCGCCTGCGCGGTGCTGCGCGGCGCCTTGCGTTCCAGCGCCTGCTGGTCGGCCACGGTGATCGCCGAGGACGACTGCAGCACGGTGCGGTGCGCGGCGGTGGTCCCGGTGACGATCACCGCGTCCAGCGTCTGCGCGCCGCCGCTGGCCGGCGCCGCCTCGATCACCAGCACCCCGTTGCCGGCCGCGCGCGCGCTCAGCCCGGTCCCGGCCAGCAGCAGGTCCAGCCCTTCCTGCGCGCCGTAGCTGCCGCTGAGCGCGCTGCTGCGCTTGCCGGCGACCACCGCGCGGTCGTACGCCAGCTGTTGCTGGGAAACGCGGCCGAAGGCGGCCAGCGCGCCGGGCAGGTCCTGCGCGGGAATGTCGAAGGCGATGCGGGCGGCGGTCGGCGCCGGCGGCGATTGCGCCAGCGCCAGCGCCGGGGCGCTCAGCGACAGGGCCAGGCCGAACTGCAGGCAGGCACGCACGGCCTGGGAAAGCGGACGGGGACGCGACGATGGCGACATGACGGGCTCTCTCTCCTCATGGCAGGGACGGCGCCGCCGGCAAGGCGACGCGCTCGCTAGGAAGAACACGCACCAGTGGGGAAAACACACACTTGGGGCTGGGAATCGGGAATGGGGAATCGGAACAGCGGAAGGCGCGCGCGGTCGGCGGCAGCGCGTGCCTGGAATACGCTCTTGCGATTCCCGATTCCCGATTCCCGATTCCCGATTCCCGGCCCTCAACGCGCCTCGAGCACGATCGCCCCGGCGTCGCCGCTGCGTGCGCGCAGCGGCAGCACCGCGGTCACGCCGGAGACGAAGGCGGCGCTGTCCCCGGCCTTGAACATGCCGCTGACCCGCAGCTGCCCGGTGCTGCGGTCGGCCAGTCGCAGCTGCACCGGGCTGTAGCGGTTCACCCGCGCCACCGCGACCGCCAGCGGCTCGTCGTCGAACAGCAGCAGGCCGCTGCGCCAGGCCTGTTCCTGCGCCGGATCCACCCGCACCACGCGCGGCTGCGCGGCTCCCGGCGCGGCCGAGGTCCAGGCCTGGCCGGCGGCCAGCCGCTGCGGCGGCGCGGAGGCTTTGGCCGTGGCTACGCCGCGGTCCTGGTTTTCGATGCGCACGCTGCCTTCGTACAGCACCACCCGCACCTGCTCGCTGACCCGTTCGACGCTGAACGCGGTGCCGGTGGCGACCACGCGGCTGGCGCCGGCGTCGACCACGAATGGCCGCTCGCGCTGCTTGGCCACGCTGAACGCGGCGCGCCCGCGGCGCAGCCGCACTTCGCGCAGGCGGCCGCTGTAGCGCACCTCCACCTGGCTGTCGGCGTCCAGCGTCAGCGCCGAGCCATCGTCCAGCACCACCTGGCGCTGCTGCGCCAGCCCGGTGCGGTACACCGTCGGCGCCAACAGCCACCAGCTGCCGATCGCCGCCAGCGCCAGCGCCGCGGCCGCCGCCCAGGCCAGCGCCGGCCGCCGCGCGCGCTGCAGGTCGGTGCGCGCGGCGCGGCGCAGCGCCTGCACGCGCGGATGCGCGGCGGCGGCGCCGGTCATGTCCCAGGCGCGCTGCGCCCGCGCGAGCAGGCGCGCATGCGCGGGATCCTCCTGCAGCCAGCGCTGCAAGGCCTGCCGCTGCGCCGGCGACAGCTCGCCGCCGGCCAGCAGCAGGCACCAGCGCGCGGCGTCCTCGGCGCCGGCCTGCGCGCGGCTCACGGCGCACGCTCCATCAACTCCGCCAGTTCGGTCATGGCGCGCAACAGATGCTTCTGCACCGCGCTGACCGAGATGCCGTAACGGCTGGCGATCTGCGCCTGGCTCATGTTCTCCAAGCGGAACTGCAGGAAGATCGCGCGGGTGCGCGGCGCCAGCCGCTCCAGCGCATCGGCGACCTCGCCCAGCGCCTGGCGCCCGGCCAGCACCCGCGGCGGATCCAGCGTCTCCACCGCATGCTCGGCCGTCGCGCCTTGCCGCTGCCGATGCAGGCTGCGCACCTTCTCGCGGCGGGCGCGGTCGCGCAGCAGGTTGGTCGCGCTGCGGAACAGGTAGCCGTCGTCGCAGACCGCGCCGGGCGATGCGGCCAGATTGGCGAAGACCTGATGGGTCAGGTCTTCCGCCTCGCTGGGGTCGGCCACGCGATGGCGGAAGAACGACAGCAGCGCCGGCCGGCAGCGCTGGTACAGCGCGCTCAGCGCGCCGCCAGGCCATGCGGTCGTCGCCAGCGCGGGGCGGAGTTTGCGGGTCGCCATCGCGCCGGGACTATAGGTGCGGCGGCGCCGGCAGGCGTGACACAGTGCAGCAAAACGGCGTCCGCCGCGCGCCGGTTAGACTTGCGCGCGGCCGTAGCCTTCATGAGCTTTGAACGGCCATCCTTCTAGTTTCCGCTGCACAAGGAGCCAAAATGCCGATGCGTCACCGCTTGCATGCCATCGTAGGAAGCGCGTTGCTGGTGCTGGCCGGCTGCAGCAGCACGCCGCCGGCACCGCCCGCGCCGCCACCATCGAAGGCGCCGCCGCTGCCGCTCAGCGGCACCGTGCAGCAGGCGCAGGCCGTGCTGGCGCCGGCCTCCGGCAGCCTGGTCAGCGGCAAGCTGTCGCTGGTGGCCGCGCCCGGCGGGGTGCGCATCACCGGCATCCTCGGCGGCCTGCAGCCCAGCCGCGCGTTCGCCTTCCATGTCCACGAGCGCGGCGATTGCAGCGCGGCCGATGCCAGCAGCGCCGGCGGCCACTTCAATCCGCTTGGCGCGCCGCATGGCCGCGCCAACAGCGGCCCGCACCACGCCGGTGACATGGACAACCTCACCGCCACCGCCGACGGCACCGCGCAGGTCGACGTACTGCTGCACGGCGTGGTGCTCGGCGGTGGCGCGGCCAACGACATCGTCGGCCGCGCGCTGGTCGCGCATGCCGATCCCGACGACTACCGCAGCCAGCCGGCCGGCAACGCCGGCGCGCGCGTGGCCTGCGGCGTGATCCGCGCGCTGCGCTGACCGCTCATCCGCCCGGGTCTGCCCGGGCGTCCGTCCGCATTCCGCGGACCCAGCAAGGAGAACCTTCATGCGTACGCTTCCCACCGTGTTGTTCCTGGCCACCACGCTCGCGCTCGGTGCCTGCAAGCGCGAAGAACCCGCCGCGGACGCCTCCACCGCTGCCCCGGCGCCCGCCGCCGAGCCGGCTCCGGCGGCCGAACCGGCACCTGCGCCGGCCGCCTCCACCGCCGCCAGCGCCGCATTGAGCCCGACCCAGGGCAATCAGGTCGCCGGCGAGGTCAAGTTCAACGTGGTCGGCGGCGCGGTGCACGTCACCGGCACCATCACCGGGCTCAAGCCCAACAGCGAGCACGGCTTCCACATCCACGAATTCGGCGATTGCAGCGCGCCCGACGGCAGCAGCGCCGGCGGCCACTTCAACCCGGCCAAGACCGACCACGGCCAGGTCGGCGCCGATCCGCACCATGGCGGCGACATGCCCAACCTCAAGGCCGACGCCGAGGGCAAGGCCACGATCGACGCGCCGGTGTCCAACAACGTCAACATCGGCAAGGGCGATGGTTTCGACATCCTCAACCACGCGGTGATCGTCCATGCCGACCCGGACGACTACAAGACCCAGCCCACCGGCAACGCCGGCGGCCGCCTGGCCTGCGGCGTGATCAAGGGCGACGCGGCGGCAGCGCCGGCACAGTAAGACGGCGCGATCCCAGCGCCGAATCGCGATCGCGCAATGCAAACCGGCGCCCGGTCTCCGGGCGCCGGCCTCCCCGCCAGGCGCGGCACCGATACCGATGCGCACGCTGCAGCCAAGAAGTCGGCGAAGTGCCGCTGCAGCGGAGCGGTCGCACGCTGCGACCGCTCGCCAGTCTCAGGTGGTTCCTGATTTGGCCAGGTGCTGGCGGACGTGCATCAGTGCGAAGCCCAAGAGGTTGTCGCCCTGCCATTGCGCGGGGTCGGCTGCCCGCGGGTCGTCCGCCGCCAATTCAATCCCCCAAATCCGGTCGACCGGGCTGGCCTCGACCAAGACCCGTTCCTGAGTCGCGAGCAGGAACGTTCTCAGCACATCGTGCTGGCCGAATTTGCCGAGGTTTCCCTCGACGACCAACTGCATGCGTGCTCTGCGCCAGGTCTGCTCGTCGAAACCGCGGATCTGGCGACCAATCGCTTTCGCTTCGCCGGGATGAGATGCCGCAAGAATGCGTGCACAGGCGTCGTGATCGCCGAACAGGCGCGCCTTGCCGGCCATCATGTAGTGCTCGGCGGTCGGATAGGAGACCGCATCGAGCACGAAGGGCGCTTCGAACCATTGGCTGAAGCAGCTTCGGTCGATTTCGCCCGGCCGCTTTGGCGTGTGTCCCCAGAAGTACACGAATTTGAGGTGTTCGCCAGCGAGCAGGCGGGCACGCAACGCCGACACCGTCAAAAGATCGCGCATCTCAGCGTCGCTCAGGCGGCTGCCAGCGCCTGTTTGGCGTCCTGCCCGCTCTCACAGTGCACGTACAGCACCGGCAGGCCGTGCGCTTCCAGCACCGCGGCCAGTTGCCGCTGGCGGGCCAGGTACTGCTCGTAGACCCGCTGCAGGCGGTCGCAGTCCTGGCGGTCGTGCGCGTAGTGCGCGCACCAACTGGCCGGATCGAACAGCGCCATGCGCACCTCGCCGCCGCGGTAGCGCAGCAGCGGCTCGGGCGCGGTGGCCAGCCACTCCTCCTGCTCCGGCGCCAGCAGGGCGGTCTCGATCAGCGGCCATAGCGCCGCCAGGCCCTGGTTGTCGTACTGCATCGACATCATCGCGGCCAGGTCGTTGCCGGTCAGGTAGCGCGCGTGTTCGATCTGGGCGCCGAAGGCCTGCTGCGCCAGCAAGGCGGTGTCCGGCTGCGCCATGCCCTGCGCCAGCAGCACGTCCTCCAGCGCGTCGGCCACCGGCTGCAGCAGGTCCGCCGGCCCGCTGAGCAGGAACGGCACCACCCGCAGCGCGCCGCCGAGCAGGCCGGTATCGGCCTGGAACGGCAACGGCACGGTGCCGTCGGCGTCGCTGCCGAAAGCCAGCAGCCGCGGGCCGTCGGCGCGTCCGGGGGCGCGGACGCCGAGTTCCTCCAGGCGCCGGTGGATCGGCCAGCCCGGACGCAGCACCTCGGCCGGGTCGAAATGCGCGCCGGCCAGGCTCAGCTCCAGCTCGCGCACCGCCGGCACCAGCTGCGCCAGATCGCGGCCGACCTTCTCGGCCAGCTCGGCGGCCTGCGCGTGCGGCAGCGCGGCGTGGGCCGGGGCGCGCCCGGCGGACAGTTCCAGGGCGATCACCCCGCGGGCGTGGCTGTTGGCGACGGCTTGGTTCATGGAGATTGGCGGTTGGCCCGTGGCGGGCGCGTAGCTACACTCGCTTCATTATGCCTGCGCTAACGTGCAGGCCATGTCCCCGACTCCCCTCGCGCGAGGTAATCCCATGCCAGCAGCCCGTCCCGTCGCCATCCTCGGCGGCGTCCGCATTCCGTTTTGCCGGCAGAACACGGCGTACGCGGATGTCGGGAACCTCGGCATGTCGGTGCGCACGCTGGGCGCGCTGGTCGAGCGCTATGGCCTGCACGGCCAGCAGCTGGGCGAGGTGGCGATGGGCGCGGTGATCAAGCACTCCAGCGACTGGAACCTGGGCCGCGAGGCCGCGCTGTCCTCCGGGCTGTCGCCGCTGACCCCCGGCATCACCCTGCAGCGCGCCTGCGGCACCAGCCTGGACAGCATCATCACCGTGGCCAACAAGATCGCGCTGGGGCAGATCGACTCGGGCATCGGCGGCGGTTCGGACACCACCTCCGAGGTGCCGATCGTCTACGGCAAGAAGCTGCGCGCGCGGCTGCTGGCCGCCAACCGCGCCAAGAGCACCGGCGACAAGCTGCGCGCGCTGACCCGCGGCTTCAAGTTCGCCGAGCTCAAGCCCGAGTTCCCCGGCGTGGCCGAGCCGCGCACCGGCAAGAGCATGGGCGACCACTGCGAGGACATGGCCAAGCAGTGGAACATCGGCCGTGATTCGCAGGACGCCTGGGCGGTGTCCTCGCACCACAAGCTGGCCGCCGCCTACGAGCGCGGCTTCTTCGCCGACCTGATCGCGCCGTTCCGCGGCGTGGAGCGCGACAACATCCTGCGCGCGGACACCTCGCTGGAGAAGCTGGCCACGCTGAAGCCGGCGTTCGACAAGACCAGCGGCCGCGGCACCCTGACCGCGGCCAACTCCACCCCGCTGACCGATGGCGCCGCGGCGGTGTTGCTGGCCTCGGAGGAGTGGGCGCAGGCGCACGGCCACGCGCCGATGGCCTACCTGCGCGATGCGCAGGTGGCGGCGGTGGACTTCGTGCACGGCGAAGGCCTGCTGATGGCGCCGACCATCGCCGTGCCGGAGATGCTCAAGCGCCACGGCCTGCGCCTGCAGGACTTCGATATCTACGAGATCCACGAGGCCTTCGCCGCGCAGGTGCTGTGCACCCTGCGCGCCTGGGAGAGCGAGGACTACTGCCGCACCCGATTGGGCCTGGACACGCCGCTGGGCCAGATCGATCCGGCCAAGATCAATCCGCTGGGCTCGTCGCTGGCCACCGGCCATCCGTTCGCCGCCACCGGCGCGCGCATCGTCGCCACCGTCGCCAAGCAGCTGCAGGAGCGCGGCGGCGGCCGCGCGCTGATCTCGATCTGCACCGCCGGCGGCATGGGCGTGGTGGCGATCGTCGAGCGCTGAGCGCGGCGTTGCCGGTGCGCCGGAAGTCGGCACGCTGCGCCTGCCCGATCAGGTGAGTGATCCGCGCGGCGCCGACATGCCCGCGTAGCGTTGCGCTGCCTTGGTAGCTGCGCAAACAGGC
This window contains:
- a CDS encoding superoxide dismutase family protein, producing MRHRLHAIVGSALLVLAGCSSTPPAPPAPPPSKAPPLPLSGTVQQAQAVLAPASGSLVSGKLSLVAAPGGVRITGILGGLQPSRAFAFHVHERGDCSAADASSAGGHFNPLGAPHGRANSGPHHAGDMDNLTATADGTAQVDVLLHGVVLGGGAANDIVGRALVAHADPDDYRSQPAGNAGARVACGVIRALR
- a CDS encoding superoxide dismutase family protein; protein product: MRTLPTVLFLATTLALGACKREEPAADASTAAPAPAAEPAPAAEPAPAPAASTAASAALSPTQGNQVAGEVKFNVVGGAVHVTGTITGLKPNSEHGFHIHEFGDCSAPDGSSAGGHFNPAKTDHGQVGADPHHGGDMPNLKADAEGKATIDAPVSNNVNIGKGDGFDILNHAVIVHADPDDYKTQPTGNAGGRLACGVIKGDAAAAPAQ
- a CDS encoding RNA polymerase sigma factor, giving the protein MATRKLRPALATTAWPGGALSALYQRCRPALLSFFRHRVADPSEAEDLTHQVFANLAASPGAVCDDGYLFRSATNLLRDRARREKVRSLHRQRQGATAEHAVETLDPPRVLAGRQALGEVADALERLAPRTRAIFLQFRLENMSQAQIASRYGISVSAVQKHLLRAMTELAELMERAP
- a CDS encoding acetyl-CoA C-acetyltransferase codes for the protein MPAARPVAILGGVRIPFCRQNTAYADVGNLGMSVRTLGALVERYGLHGQQLGEVAMGAVIKHSSDWNLGREAALSSGLSPLTPGITLQRACGTSLDSIITVANKIALGQIDSGIGGGSDTTSEVPIVYGKKLRARLLAANRAKSTGDKLRALTRGFKFAELKPEFPGVAEPRTGKSMGDHCEDMAKQWNIGRDSQDAWAVSSHHKLAAAYERGFFADLIAPFRGVERDNILRADTSLEKLATLKPAFDKTSGRGTLTAANSTPLTDGAAAVLLASEEWAQAHGHAPMAYLRDAQVAAVDFVHGEGLLMAPTIAVPEMLKRHGLRLQDFDIYEIHEAFAAQVLCTLRAWESEDYCRTRLGLDTPLGQIDPAKINPLGSSLATGHPFAATGARIVATVAKQLQERGGGRALISICTAGGMGVVAIVER
- a CDS encoding NADAR family protein is translated as MRDLLTVSALRARLLAGEHLKFVYFWGHTPKRPGEIDRSCFSQWFEAPFVLDAVSYPTAEHYMMAGKARLFGDHDACARILAASHPGEAKAIGRQIRGFDEQTWRRARMQLVVEGNLGKFGQHDVLRTFLLATQERVLVEASPVDRIWGIELAADDPRAADPAQWQGDNLLGFALMHVRQHLAKSGTT